A window of the Ipomoea triloba cultivar NCNSP0323 chromosome 14, ASM357664v1 genome harbors these coding sequences:
- the LOC116004925 gene encoding uncharacterized protein LOC116004925, with the protein MSRVNGSRPSWGEDFAGVAGDAGVGYNSTYYATAGPGGSGMGATAAAAEPGSSGGDYWRFQVVEFAKGFAEMSLEFGKGVRDVVMQTVATEDSVIAKKLRGPCGKICTKLRFLNEYLPEDRDPVHSWSVIFFVAIIAFAALIVNNDADTTSALVKKVNIHPPSASRILLPDGRYLAYQEQGVPADQARFSVVAVHSFLSSRLAGIPGIKVSLLQQFGVRLVTYDLPGFGESDPHPNRNLESSAMDMLHLSYAVNITGKFWVVGFSSGSLHCWAALRYIPDRVAGAFMVAPMVNPYEPSMTKQERNRMWKKWAMRKKIMYILGHKFPRLLPFFYRRAFLSGIHGPIDERLSLSLGTRDRALIESPLFEEFWQRDVEESVRQKNVRPLVEEAALQVSNWGFSLADLKVHRKPLGKGILKWLKSLYGQAEESLSGFLGPIHIWLGMEDMVVPPSTSVFLQRVLPDAMVHKLLYEGHFTYFYFCNECHRQIFTTIFGDPQGPLIPEVVQTPINEETPINEDNEETDNIVSGEIATDAEIVSSPV; encoded by the exons ATGTCTCGGGTCAACGGGTCAAGGCCGTCGTGGGGGGAGGACTTCGCCGGGGTAGCCGGTGATGCCGGAGTTGGCTACAATTCTACTTACTACGCCACCGCCGGCCCCGGCGGAAGCGGGATGGGAgcaacggcggcggcggcggagccTGGAAGCAGCGGCGGAGACTATTGGAGGTTCCAAGTGGTGGAGTTCGCCAAAGGATTTGCGGAGATGAGTTTGGAGTTCGGGAAGGGAGTTAGGGATGTGGTGATGCAGACGGTGGCGACGGAGGACTCTGTGATCGCGAAGAAGCTTCGAGGACCGTGCGGGAAAATTTGCACGAAATTGAGATTCCTGAATGAGTACTTGCCGGAGGATCGCGATCCAGTTCATTCCTGGAGTGTGATTTTCTTCGTCGCCATAATTGCTTTTGCAG CGTTGATTGTGAATAACGATGCTGATACAACATCGGCTCTGGTAAAGAAAGTGAATATACATCCTCCTAGTGCAAGTCGAATTTTGCTTCCAGATGGTAGATATTTGGCTTATCAAGAACAAGGTGTTCCGGCTGATCAAGCCAGATTTTCGGTGGTTGCTGTGCATTCTTTTCTTTCATCCAGGCTTGCGG GAATACCTGGCATCAAGGTTTCACTACTGCAACAATTTGGTGTTCGCTTGGTGACATATGACCTTCCTGGATTTGGAGAAAGTGATCCTCATCCCAATAGGAACCTCGAGTCATCAGCAATGGATATGCTACACTTATCATATGCTGTGAATATTACAGGCAAATTCTGGGTGGTAGGGTTCTCTAGTGGAAGCCTGCATTGCTGGGCTGCACTTCGATATATTCCTGATAGGGTTGCTG GTGCATTCATGGTTGCCCCAATGGTTAATCCATATGAACCAAGTATGACAAAGCAGGAGAGAAATAGAATGTGGAAGAAATGGGCGATGAGGaagaaaattatgtatatactaGGTCACAAATTTCCCAGGCTACTCCCTTTCTTCTATCGTAGAGCCTTCCTGTCTGGAATCCATGGTCCAATAGATGAGCGGCTTTCATTGTCACTTGGAACAAGA GATAGAGCTTTGATAGAGAGCCCATTGTTTGAAGAGTTCTGGCAGAGAGATGTCGAAGAATCTGTCCGGCAGAAAAATGTTAGACCTCTTGTAGAGGAAGCTGCCTTACAGGTTTCAAACTGGGGATTCAGCCTTGCAGATCTCAAAGTGCATAGGAAGCCCCTGGGTAAAGGCATACTTAAGTGGCTTAAATCTTTATATGGTCAAGCTGAAGAAAGTTTGAGTGGATTTCTTGGCCCGATACATATATGGCTG GGAATGGAAGATATGGTGGTGCCTCCATCCACAAGTGTTTTTTTGCAGCGAGTTCTACCAGATGCCATGGTGCACAAACTCCTATACGAGGGTCACTTCACCTATTTCTACTTCTGTAATGAATGCCATAGACAGATATTTACCACCATTTTTGGAGATCCTCAAGGCCCTCTCATCCCAGAAGTTGTTCAAACTCCCATCAACGAAGAAACTCCAATCAACGAGGACAACGAAGAGACAGACAACATAGTTTCCGGAGAAATAGCCACAGATGCAGAGATTGTTTCTAGTCCAGTATGA